From a single Ciconia boyciana chromosome 6, ASM3463844v1, whole genome shotgun sequence genomic region:
- the SIRT3 gene encoding NAD-dependent protein deacetylase sirtuin-3, mitochondrial isoform X1: protein MGRWGDDGGKQKLTLQDVAELIRKKECRRVVVMAGAGISTPSGIPDFRSPGSGLYSNLEQYNIPYPEAIFELMYFFVNPKPFFTLAKELYPGNYRPNYAHYFLRLLHDKGLLLRLYTQNIDGLERVAGIPPDRLVEAHGTFATATCTVCRRNFPGEDFRGDVMADKVPHCPICTGVIKPDIVFFGEELPQRFFLHVTDFPTADLLFVIGTSLEVEPFASLAGAVRSSVPRVLINRDLVGPFAWQQRYNDVAQLGDVVSGVEKLVELLDWTEDMQTLIQKEKAKLDAKDK from the exons ATGGGCAGATGGGGAGATGATGGCGGGAAGCAGAAGCTCACCCTGCAGGATGTGGCAGAGCTAATTCGGAAGAAGGAGTGTCGCCGAGTGGTGGTGATGGCTGGCGCTGGGATTAGCACTCCCAGCGGCATCCCGGATTTTAG GTCCCCAGGGAGTGGCCTCTACAGTAACCTTGAGCAGTACAACATCCCTTACCCAGAAGCCATCTTCGAACTGATGTATTTCTTTGTCAACCCTAAGCCCTTTTTCACTTTGGCAAAGGAGCTCTACCCTGGCAACTACAGACCCAACTACGCCCACTATTTCCTGAGACTCCTGCACGACAAAGGGCTCCTCCTGCGCCTCTATACCCAGAATATTGACgggctggagagag TTGCTGGGATCCCTCCCGATAGACTGGTGGAAGCCCACGGCACCTTTGCCACTGCCACTTGTACGGTCTGTCGAAGGAACTTCCCAGGAGAGGACTTCAGG GGGGACGTCATGGCAGACAAGGTCCCTCACTGTCCCATCTGCACTGGAGTCATCAAGCCTGACATTGTGTTCTTTGGCGAGGAGCTCCCGCAGCGCTTCTTCCTGCATGTGACAGACTTCCCCACGGCAGACCTGCTTTTCGTCATCGGAACGTCCCTGGAG GTGGAGCCCTTTGccagcctggcaggagctgttCGCAGCTCCGTTCCCCGAGTCCTGATCAACCGAGATCTCGTAGGACCCTTCGCCTGGCAGCAACGCTACAATGACGTAGCCCAGCTGGGGGACGTGGTCAGTGGGGTCGAGAAGCTGGTGGAGCTGCTGGACTGGACTGAAGACATGCAAACActaattcagaaggaaaaagcaaag CTGGATGCAAAAGACAAATAG
- the RIC8A gene encoding chaperone Ric-8A isoform X1 yields the protein MELRAVVATVESGEQDTVLKVLQVYNQEKSQCFTFDDEEREERKKMAQLLIKFLERELQPSCQVTCLESIRILSRDKYCLDPFTTKEGLKTLSRHAGIDYSEELIREVPDLDVILESLKCLCNIVFSSPRAQELSAEARLVVGLAKRIKLYNERSLPHEVKFFDLRLLFLLTALRVDIRQQLAQELRGISLMTDTLELTLGVKWMDPYEVATEEGLLPPLPRQETERAMEILKVLFNITFDSSKREVDEEDAALYRHLGALLRHCLMISADGEDRTEEFHSHTVNLLGNLPLKCLDVLLTPKVRPGSLEYMGVNMDAVSILLDFLERRLDRGHKLKESLTPVLNLLTESARVHRQTRKFLKAKVLPPLRDVRNRPEVGNSLRNKLVRLMTHIDTDVKHCAAEFLFVLCKESVSRFVKYTGYGNAAGLLAARGLMAGGREEGEYSEDEDTDTEEYKEAKPNINPVTGRVEEKLPNPMEGMTEEQKEYEAMKLVNMFDKLSREQVIQPMGITPSGNLAPMENAIRDVADERSSSDSDLGLD from the exons ATGGAGCTCAGGGCTGTGGTAGCCACCGTGGAAAGCGGGGAGCAAGACACAGTTCTCAAGGTGCTTCAGGTCTACAACCAGGAG AAATCTCAGTGCTTCACCTTTGACGATGAGGAGCGGGAAGAGAGGAAG AAAATGGCCCAGCTGCTGATCAAGTTCCTGGAAAGAGAGCTGCAGCCGTCCTGCCAGGTCACGTGTTTGGAAAGCATCCGCATCCTGTCCCGGGACAAATACTGCCTTGACCCCTTCACCACCAAGGAAGGCCTGAAGACCCTTTCCAGGCATGCTGGCATCGATTACTCGGAGGAGCTCATCCGGGAGGTCCCAGACCTGGATGTAATCCTGGAATCCCTCAAATGTCTCTGCAACATTGTCTTCAGCAGCCCTAGGGCACAGGAGCTGTCAGCTGAAGCCCGGCTGGTGGTGGGCCTGGCCAAGCGCATCAAACTGTACAATGAGAGGAGCCTGCCTCATGAGGTCAAGTTCTTTGACCTGCGTCTCCTGTTCCTGCTGACGGCGCTGAGAGTGGACATCCGGCAGCAGCTAGCCCAAGAGCTCAGGGGCATTAGCCTGATGACAGATACCCTGGAGCTGACCCTTGGTGTAAAGTGGATGGACCCCTACGAAGTTGCCACCGAGGAGGGACTTCTCCCACCTTTGCCTCGGCAGGAGACAGAGCGAGCCATGGAGATCCTGAAAGTGCTCTTCAATATCACCTTTGATTCCAGCAAGAGGGAGGTGGACGAG GAAGATGCTGCTTTGTACCGGCACTTGGGTGCCCTCCTGCGCCACTGCCTCATGATCTCTGCTGATGGAGAGGACCGGACAGAGGAGTTCCACAG TCATACCGTTAACCTTTTGGGCAACCTGCCCCTGAAATGTCTGGATGTCCTCCTGACCCCGAAAGTCCGGCCAGGCTCACTTGAGTACATGGGTGTCAACATGGATGCGGTCAGCATCCTGCTGGATTTCCTAGAGCGACGCCTTGACAGG GGACACAAGCTGAAGGAGAGTTTGACCCCTGTGCTGAACCTGCTGACTGAGAGTGCCCGAGTCCACCGCCAGACGAGGAAGTTCCTGAAGGCGAAG GTGCTGCCACCGCTCCGGGACGTGAGGAATCGGCCGGAGGTGGGGAACTCGCTGCGGAACAAGCTGGTGCGCTTGATGACCCACATCGACACCGATGTGAAGCACTGTGCAGCCGAGTTCCTCTTTGTGCTCTGCAAGGAGAGCG TGTCACGGTTTGTGAAGTACACGGGCTACGGGAATGCAGCAGGGCTCCTGGCAGCACGAGGCCTCATGGCTGGTGGTCGGGAAGAGGGAGAGTACTCAGAAGATGAAGACACAGACACTGAGGAGTACAAAGAAGCAAAGCCCAA CATTAACCCTGTGACGGGACGCGTCGAGGAGAAACTACCCAACCCCATGGAAGGGATGactgaagagcagaaggaatATGAAGCCATGAAGTTAGTCAACATGTTTGACAAATTGTCCAG AGAGCAAGTCATCCAGCCCATGGGCATCACGCCGAGCGGCAACCTGGCCCCCATGGAGAACGCCATCCGTGATGTGGCTGATGAGAGGTCGTCGTCCGACTCGGACCTGGGGCTGGACTGA
- the RIC8A gene encoding chaperone Ric-8A isoform X3, with protein MAQLLIKFLERELQPSCQVTCLESIRILSRDKYCLDPFTTKEGLKTLSRHAGIDYSEELIREVPDLDVILESLKCLCNIVFSSPRAQELSAEARLVVGLAKRIKLYNERSLPHEVKFFDLRLLFLLTALRVDIRQQLAQELRGISLMTDTLELTLGVKWMDPYEVATEEGLLPPLPRQETERAMEILKVLFNITFDSSKREVDEEDAALYRHLGALLRHCLMISADGEDRTEEFHSHTVNLLGNLPLKCLDVLLTPKVRPGSLEYMGVNMDAVSILLDFLERRLDRGHKLKESLTPVLNLLTESARVHRQTRKFLKAKVLPPLRDVRNRPEVGNSLRNKLVRLMTHIDTDVKHCAAEFLFVLCKESVSRFVKYTGYGNAAGLLAARGLMAGGREEGEYSEDEDTDTEEYKEAKPNINPVTGRVEEKLPNPMEGMTEEQKEYEAMKLVNMFDKLSREQVIQPMGITPSGNLAPMENAIRDVADERSSSDSDLGLD; from the exons ATGGCCCAGCTGCTGATCAAGTTCCTGGAAAGAGAGCTGCAGCCGTCCTGCCAGGTCACGTGTTTGGAAAGCATCCGCATCCTGTCCCGGGACAAATACTGCCTTGACCCCTTCACCACCAAGGAAGGCCTGAAGACCCTTTCCAGGCATGCTGGCATCGATTACTCGGAGGAGCTCATCCGGGAGGTCCCAGACCTGGATGTAATCCTGGAATCCCTCAAATGTCTCTGCAACATTGTCTTCAGCAGCCCTAGGGCACAGGAGCTGTCAGCTGAAGCCCGGCTGGTGGTGGGCCTGGCCAAGCGCATCAAACTGTACAATGAGAGGAGCCTGCCTCATGAGGTCAAGTTCTTTGACCTGCGTCTCCTGTTCCTGCTGACGGCGCTGAGAGTGGACATCCGGCAGCAGCTAGCCCAAGAGCTCAGGGGCATTAGCCTGATGACAGATACCCTGGAGCTGACCCTTGGTGTAAAGTGGATGGACCCCTACGAAGTTGCCACCGAGGAGGGACTTCTCCCACCTTTGCCTCGGCAGGAGACAGAGCGAGCCATGGAGATCCTGAAAGTGCTCTTCAATATCACCTTTGATTCCAGCAAGAGGGAGGTGGACGAG GAAGATGCTGCTTTGTACCGGCACTTGGGTGCCCTCCTGCGCCACTGCCTCATGATCTCTGCTGATGGAGAGGACCGGACAGAGGAGTTCCACAG TCATACCGTTAACCTTTTGGGCAACCTGCCCCTGAAATGTCTGGATGTCCTCCTGACCCCGAAAGTCCGGCCAGGCTCACTTGAGTACATGGGTGTCAACATGGATGCGGTCAGCATCCTGCTGGATTTCCTAGAGCGACGCCTTGACAGG GGACACAAGCTGAAGGAGAGTTTGACCCCTGTGCTGAACCTGCTGACTGAGAGTGCCCGAGTCCACCGCCAGACGAGGAAGTTCCTGAAGGCGAAG GTGCTGCCACCGCTCCGGGACGTGAGGAATCGGCCGGAGGTGGGGAACTCGCTGCGGAACAAGCTGGTGCGCTTGATGACCCACATCGACACCGATGTGAAGCACTGTGCAGCCGAGTTCCTCTTTGTGCTCTGCAAGGAGAGCG TGTCACGGTTTGTGAAGTACACGGGCTACGGGAATGCAGCAGGGCTCCTGGCAGCACGAGGCCTCATGGCTGGTGGTCGGGAAGAGGGAGAGTACTCAGAAGATGAAGACACAGACACTGAGGAGTACAAAGAAGCAAAGCCCAA CATTAACCCTGTGACGGGACGCGTCGAGGAGAAACTACCCAACCCCATGGAAGGGATGactgaagagcagaaggaatATGAAGCCATGAAGTTAGTCAACATGTTTGACAAATTGTCCAG AGAGCAAGTCATCCAGCCCATGGGCATCACGCCGAGCGGCAACCTGGCCCCCATGGAGAACGCCATCCGTGATGTGGCTGATGAGAGGTCGTCGTCCGACTCGGACCTGGGGCTGGACTGA
- the SIRT3 gene encoding NAD-dependent protein deacetylase sirtuin-3, mitochondrial isoform X2: MERGARRGAAAGGGLLAAAWRSLWERGPRDGGGGGPGGPARLSLYSADSEGTAGSAARRIQGTRPFSLSAAARAILGMGRWGDDGGKQKLTLQDVAELIRKKECRRVVVMAGAGISTPSGIPDFRSPGSGLYSNLEQYNIPYPEAIFELMYFFVNPKPFFTLAKELYPGNYRPNYAHYFLRLLHDKGLLLRLYTQNIDGLERVAGIPPDRLVEAHGTFATATCTVCRRNFPGEDFRGDVMADKVPHCPICTGVIKPDIVFFGEELPQRFFLHVTDFPTADLLFVIGTSLEVEPFASLAGAVRSSVPRVLINRDLVGPFAWQQRYNDVAQLGDVVSGVEKLVELLDWTEDMQTLIQKEKAKLDAKDK; encoded by the exons ATGGAGCggggggcgcggcgcggcgcggcggcgggcggcgggctgCTGGCGGCGG CATGGAGGAGCCTGTGGGAGCGCGGCCCCagggacggcggcggcggcggcccgggcggcccggcccggctctcCCTTTACTCAGCGGACAGCGAGGGGACGGCCGGCTCCGCAGCACGGAG GATCCAAGGAACCAGGCCCTTCTCTttgtctgctgctgccagagccaTTTTAGGAATGGGCAGATGGGGAGATGATGGCGGGAAGCAGAAGCTCACCCTGCAGGATGTGGCAGAGCTAATTCGGAAGAAGGAGTGTCGCCGAGTGGTGGTGATGGCTGGCGCTGGGATTAGCACTCCCAGCGGCATCCCGGATTTTAG GTCCCCAGGGAGTGGCCTCTACAGTAACCTTGAGCAGTACAACATCCCTTACCCAGAAGCCATCTTCGAACTGATGTATTTCTTTGTCAACCCTAAGCCCTTTTTCACTTTGGCAAAGGAGCTCTACCCTGGCAACTACAGACCCAACTACGCCCACTATTTCCTGAGACTCCTGCACGACAAAGGGCTCCTCCTGCGCCTCTATACCCAGAATATTGACgggctggagagag TTGCTGGGATCCCTCCCGATAGACTGGTGGAAGCCCACGGCACCTTTGCCACTGCCACTTGTACGGTCTGTCGAAGGAACTTCCCAGGAGAGGACTTCAGG GGGGACGTCATGGCAGACAAGGTCCCTCACTGTCCCATCTGCACTGGAGTCATCAAGCCTGACATTGTGTTCTTTGGCGAGGAGCTCCCGCAGCGCTTCTTCCTGCATGTGACAGACTTCCCCACGGCAGACCTGCTTTTCGTCATCGGAACGTCCCTGGAG GTGGAGCCCTTTGccagcctggcaggagctgttCGCAGCTCCGTTCCCCGAGTCCTGATCAACCGAGATCTCGTAGGACCCTTCGCCTGGCAGCAACGCTACAATGACGTAGCCCAGCTGGGGGACGTGGTCAGTGGGGTCGAGAAGCTGGTGGAGCTGCTGGACTGGACTGAAGACATGCAAACActaattcagaaggaaaaagcaaag CTGGATGCAAAAGACAAATAG
- the RIC8A gene encoding chaperone Ric-8A isoform X2, translated as MRQEAGAAERKKSQCFTFDDEEREERKKMAQLLIKFLERELQPSCQVTCLESIRILSRDKYCLDPFTTKEGLKTLSRHAGIDYSEELIREVPDLDVILESLKCLCNIVFSSPRAQELSAEARLVVGLAKRIKLYNERSLPHEVKFFDLRLLFLLTALRVDIRQQLAQELRGISLMTDTLELTLGVKWMDPYEVATEEGLLPPLPRQETERAMEILKVLFNITFDSSKREVDEEDAALYRHLGALLRHCLMISADGEDRTEEFHSHTVNLLGNLPLKCLDVLLTPKVRPGSLEYMGVNMDAVSILLDFLERRLDRGHKLKESLTPVLNLLTESARVHRQTRKFLKAKVLPPLRDVRNRPEVGNSLRNKLVRLMTHIDTDVKHCAAEFLFVLCKESVSRFVKYTGYGNAAGLLAARGLMAGGREEGEYSEDEDTDTEEYKEAKPNINPVTGRVEEKLPNPMEGMTEEQKEYEAMKLVNMFDKLSREQVIQPMGITPSGNLAPMENAIRDVADERSSSDSDLGLD; from the exons ATGAGGCAGGAAGCCGGGGCGGCGGAGAGGAAG AAATCTCAGTGCTTCACCTTTGACGATGAGGAGCGGGAAGAGAGGAAG AAAATGGCCCAGCTGCTGATCAAGTTCCTGGAAAGAGAGCTGCAGCCGTCCTGCCAGGTCACGTGTTTGGAAAGCATCCGCATCCTGTCCCGGGACAAATACTGCCTTGACCCCTTCACCACCAAGGAAGGCCTGAAGACCCTTTCCAGGCATGCTGGCATCGATTACTCGGAGGAGCTCATCCGGGAGGTCCCAGACCTGGATGTAATCCTGGAATCCCTCAAATGTCTCTGCAACATTGTCTTCAGCAGCCCTAGGGCACAGGAGCTGTCAGCTGAAGCCCGGCTGGTGGTGGGCCTGGCCAAGCGCATCAAACTGTACAATGAGAGGAGCCTGCCTCATGAGGTCAAGTTCTTTGACCTGCGTCTCCTGTTCCTGCTGACGGCGCTGAGAGTGGACATCCGGCAGCAGCTAGCCCAAGAGCTCAGGGGCATTAGCCTGATGACAGATACCCTGGAGCTGACCCTTGGTGTAAAGTGGATGGACCCCTACGAAGTTGCCACCGAGGAGGGACTTCTCCCACCTTTGCCTCGGCAGGAGACAGAGCGAGCCATGGAGATCCTGAAAGTGCTCTTCAATATCACCTTTGATTCCAGCAAGAGGGAGGTGGACGAG GAAGATGCTGCTTTGTACCGGCACTTGGGTGCCCTCCTGCGCCACTGCCTCATGATCTCTGCTGATGGAGAGGACCGGACAGAGGAGTTCCACAG TCATACCGTTAACCTTTTGGGCAACCTGCCCCTGAAATGTCTGGATGTCCTCCTGACCCCGAAAGTCCGGCCAGGCTCACTTGAGTACATGGGTGTCAACATGGATGCGGTCAGCATCCTGCTGGATTTCCTAGAGCGACGCCTTGACAGG GGACACAAGCTGAAGGAGAGTTTGACCCCTGTGCTGAACCTGCTGACTGAGAGTGCCCGAGTCCACCGCCAGACGAGGAAGTTCCTGAAGGCGAAG GTGCTGCCACCGCTCCGGGACGTGAGGAATCGGCCGGAGGTGGGGAACTCGCTGCGGAACAAGCTGGTGCGCTTGATGACCCACATCGACACCGATGTGAAGCACTGTGCAGCCGAGTTCCTCTTTGTGCTCTGCAAGGAGAGCG TGTCACGGTTTGTGAAGTACACGGGCTACGGGAATGCAGCAGGGCTCCTGGCAGCACGAGGCCTCATGGCTGGTGGTCGGGAAGAGGGAGAGTACTCAGAAGATGAAGACACAGACACTGAGGAGTACAAAGAAGCAAAGCCCAA CATTAACCCTGTGACGGGACGCGTCGAGGAGAAACTACCCAACCCCATGGAAGGGATGactgaagagcagaaggaatATGAAGCCATGAAGTTAGTCAACATGTTTGACAAATTGTCCAG AGAGCAAGTCATCCAGCCCATGGGCATCACGCCGAGCGGCAACCTGGCCCCCATGGAGAACGCCATCCGTGATGTGGCTGATGAGAGGTCGTCGTCCGACTCGGACCTGGGGCTGGACTGA